One segment of Elusimicrobiota bacterium DNA contains the following:
- a CDS encoding tRNA (adenosine(37)-N6)-threonylcarbamoyltransferase complex ATPase subunit type 1 TsaE, whose translation MEEKKRLKKQVFSILNKKTLITESPDETVSLGMDFSRVLKSGDIVFLKGELGSGKTTFVKGVAKGLGIKKIVRSSSFILVSEYDYGVPTGMPVVPKSFPRPLPLLAFARKQGERKRRGTESLIHPRACDFGYSLQWSPAQRGTWFSNQRDKKGKMFHIDLYRLKGNNDLESLGLEEFLFSDGICFVEWADKIKKVTVQHGYEIDFKWLDDNKRKIIIKKRVKV comes from the coding sequence ATGGAAGAAAAAAAGAGATTAAAAAAACAGGTTTTCAGCATTTTAAATAAGAAAACTTTAATAACTGAATCGCCAGACGAAACTGTCAGTTTAGGGATGGATTTCAGCAGGGTTTTGAAATCCGGAGATATTGTTTTTTTAAAAGGCGAGCTTGGGAGCGGTAAAACAACATTTGTAAAAGGTGTTGCAAAGGGTTTAGGTATAAAAAAGATAGTGCGCAGTTCAAGTTTTATTCTAGTCAGCGAATATGACTATGGAGTCCCCACGGGCATGCCCGTGGTACCAAAATCTTTTCCCCGCCCGCTCCCCCTTCTTGCTTTCGCAAGAAAGCAGGGGGAGCGAAAAAGGCGGGGGACGGAATCCCTCATTCATCCACGTGCATGCGACTTCGGCTATTCATTACAATGGAGTCCCGCTCAGCGGGGCACGTGGTTTTCTAACCAGCGGGATAAAAAAGGAAAAATGTTTCATATTGATCTTTACCGGCTTAAAGGAAACAACGATTTGGAAAGTCTCGGGCTTGAGGAATTTTTATTTAGCGATGGGATTTGCTTTGTAGAATGGGCAGATAAAATAAAAAAAGTAACTGTTCAACATGGATACGAAATAGATTTCAAGTGGCTTGACGATAATAAAAGAAAAATAATTATTAAAAAACGTGTAAAAGTTTAG